In Chitinophaga nivalis, a single genomic region encodes these proteins:
- a CDS encoding iron-containing alcohol dehydrogenase family protein has protein sequence MKFRNFKMVDYVVYGSGCFDQLGEILAPRRKGDAPMIFFVDEYFRDQQEFLSRIPLQGKDKIVVIDVTYEPKTITVDQIRDELKAEFGEVSGIIGIGGGSVMDMAKAVALMMTNPGSSADYQGWDLVKVPGVYKVGIPTISGTGAEVSRTCVLTGPTRKLGMNSDYTPFDQIVLDPALTRSVEVNQRFYTAMDCFIHCVESLQGTYLNAFSKSYGEKAQEMCEEIFLQKDQWDDDADEKLMMASYAGGMSIAYSQVGVAHAVSYGLAYLLGTKHGIGNCIVFDKLEEFYPDGVKLFKEMVKKHNIHIPQGITKGLTDEQFDTMINVSLGMAPLWENALGKDWQQIMTRERLRALYERL, from the coding sequence ATGAAATTCAGGAACTTTAAAATGGTGGACTACGTAGTTTACGGCAGCGGATGTTTTGATCAGCTGGGCGAAATACTGGCCCCCAGACGTAAAGGAGATGCACCCATGATATTTTTCGTGGATGAATATTTCCGCGACCAGCAGGAGTTTTTATCCCGTATACCTTTACAGGGTAAGGATAAAATTGTGGTAATAGATGTGACCTATGAGCCCAAAACCATTACAGTAGATCAGATACGGGATGAGCTCAAGGCAGAATTCGGAGAAGTATCCGGTATCATTGGTATTGGTGGTGGTTCCGTAATGGATATGGCCAAAGCAGTGGCGCTGATGATGACCAACCCGGGATCTTCTGCAGACTATCAGGGCTGGGATCTGGTAAAAGTACCTGGTGTGTATAAAGTAGGTATTCCTACCATCTCCGGTACCGGTGCAGAAGTAAGCCGTACCTGTGTATTAACCGGACCTACCCGCAAGCTGGGTATGAACTCTGACTATACGCCTTTTGACCAGATTGTACTGGATCCGGCATTAACCCGCTCTGTAGAGGTAAACCAACGCTTTTATACAGCGATGGATTGCTTCATTCACTGTGTGGAGTCGCTGCAGGGTACTTACCTGAATGCATTCAGTAAATCATATGGGGAAAAAGCACAGGAAATGTGTGAAGAAATTTTCCTGCAGAAAGACCAATGGGATGATGATGCCGATGAGAAACTGATGATGGCATCCTATGCCGGTGGTATGAGCATCGCTTATTCCCAGGTAGGGGTGGCACATGCGGTTAGCTACGGACTGGCTTACCTGCTGGGTACCAAACATGGTATTGGTAACTGTATCGTGTTTGATAAACTGGAAGAGTTTTATCCCGACGGTGTGAAACTGTTTAAGGAAATGGTGAAGAAACACAACATTCACATTCCGCAGGGCATCACCAAAGGCCTGACGGATGAACAGTTTGATACCATGATCAATGTATCGCTGGGCATGGCGCCTTTGTGGGAAAATGCACTGGGTAAAGACTGGCAACAGATTATGACCCGCGAACGTTTACGCGCGCTGTACGAGCGTTTGTAA
- the kdsB gene encoding 3-deoxy-manno-octulosonate cytidylyltransferase translates to MMKKIALIPARYGASRFPGKMMANLGGKTVILRTYESTVNTGVFDEVMVVTDSDLIYNEIVQNGGKAVMSKKEHECGTDRIAEAVMDMEVDIVVNVQGDEPFTRKEPLEKLLQVFEGEAGKKVQVASLMQELKDINLIEDPNYVKVAVDKQSNALFFSRSVIPYPRNTDIKSVYYEHIGIYAFRKQTLLDFTQMPMTPLESAEKIECLRYLENGIPLKMVLTNYMGVEIDTPEDLEKAAKLL, encoded by the coding sequence ATGATGAAAAAAATAGCGTTGATACCTGCCCGTTATGGAGCTTCCCGGTTTCCTGGCAAAATGATGGCCAATCTGGGAGGCAAAACCGTGATTCTGCGTACGTATGAATCTACCGTAAATACAGGCGTATTTGATGAGGTCATGGTTGTAACAGACAGTGATCTTATCTATAATGAAATTGTGCAAAACGGCGGGAAGGCAGTCATGAGCAAAAAAGAACATGAATGCGGCACCGATCGTATTGCAGAAGCTGTGATGGACATGGAGGTGGACATTGTGGTGAATGTACAGGGGGATGAACCTTTTACCCGGAAAGAGCCGCTGGAAAAACTCCTGCAGGTGTTTGAAGGGGAAGCCGGTAAAAAAGTACAGGTAGCTTCGCTGATGCAGGAGCTGAAGGATATCAATCTGATAGAAGACCCCAACTATGTAAAGGTGGCGGTAGACAAACAGTCCAACGCACTTTTCTTCTCCCGTTCCGTTATTCCTTATCCGCGCAACACCGACATCAAATCTGTGTATTATGAGCATATCGGTATTTATGCTTTCCGCAAGCAAACCTTGCTGGACTTTACACAGATGCCGATGACGCCACTGGAATCAGCGGAGAAAATAGAATGCCTGCGTTACCTGGAAAACGGTATCCCGCTTAAGATGGTACTGACCAACTATATGGGCGTGGAAATTGATACACCGGAAGACCTGGAAAAGGCAGCAAAACTTTTGTAA